From Pseudoalteromonas rubra, one genomic window encodes:
- a CDS encoding inosine/guanosine kinase codes for MKFPGRRRHKHYFPVEDKDPIINQLHVVDRLKRNYICGIDQIVVDIEAKVDQAFLDEFGLQRGMSQVIDNDVTNALYDRLKRDDMIDYEFAGGTIGNTMHNYSVLADSRSVLLGVMSENIQIGSYAYKFLCNTSSRVDLDYLQPVPGPIGRCFTLIDDSGERTFAISAGMMNHLKPESIDKSLIEHASALVISAYLMRTSGEETMTQATMQAVKYANDAGVPVVLTLGTKFLIEQDPTWWAEFVEKHVDILAMNEEEGEAITGFDDPLLAADKALDWVDLVICTAGPKGLFMAGYVDDEKKRETEYPLLPGAIPEFNQYEFSRAMRRSACKQPIKAYSHTAPYMGGPDTIKNTNGAGDCALAAVLHDLSANVYHKLNVPNSAKHEQHAITYSSLAQISKYANRASYEVLVQHSPRLSRGLPEREDSLEQTYWDQ; via the coding sequence ATGAAATTTCCGGGCCGCAGAAGACATAAACATTATTTTCCAGTCGAAGATAAAGACCCTATAATTAACCAGTTACATGTCGTTGATCGACTTAAACGCAACTACATTTGTGGTATAGACCAAATCGTAGTGGACATCGAAGCTAAGGTCGATCAGGCCTTCCTTGATGAGTTTGGGTTGCAACGCGGTATGTCTCAAGTGATAGACAATGATGTCACCAATGCGCTTTACGATCGCCTGAAACGTGATGACATGATTGACTATGAATTTGCTGGCGGCACCATTGGCAATACCATGCACAACTACTCAGTGCTGGCTGATAGCCGCTCGGTGTTACTGGGCGTCATGAGCGAAAACATTCAGATAGGCAGTTATGCGTATAAGTTTTTGTGTAATACCTCCAGCCGGGTCGATCTTGATTATCTGCAACCCGTACCAGGTCCCATCGGCCGCTGCTTTACACTGATTGACGACAGTGGCGAACGTACCTTCGCCATCAGCGCCGGCATGATGAACCACCTTAAACCTGAGTCAATTGACAAGTCATTGATTGAACACGCCTCAGCATTGGTGATCAGCGCTTATCTGATGCGTACTTCAGGTGAAGAAACCATGACCCAGGCCACCATGCAGGCGGTGAAATATGCCAACGATGCCGGTGTGCCTGTGGTATTAACACTGGGGACTAAGTTCCTGATTGAGCAAGACCCGACCTGGTGGGCAGAGTTCGTCGAAAAACACGTCGACATTCTGGCCATGAATGAAGAAGAAGGCGAAGCGATCACCGGTTTTGACGATCCGTTGTTGGCCGCTGACAAAGCGCTGGATTGGGTTGATTTAGTGATCTGTACAGCCGGACCTAAGGGCCTGTTTATGGCCGGTTACGTAGATGATGAGAAGAAACGCGAAACCGAGTACCCACTGCTGCCAGGTGCTATCCCTGAATTCAACCAGTATGAATTCTCCCGGGCAATGCGCCGTAGCGCGTGTAAACAGCCAATCAAAGCGTACAGCCATACCGCTCCTTACATGGGTGGCCCGGATACCATTAAAAATACCAATGGTGCCGGAGATTGTGCATTAGCGGCAGTCTTACACGACCTGTCGGCGAACGTCTATCACAAGCTCAACGTGCCAAATTCAGCCAAACATGAGCAGCATGCAATTACCTACTCTTCACTGGCACAGATCAGCAAATATGCTAACCGCGCCAGCTATGAGGTATTAGTACAGCACTCACCACGGCTGTCGCGTGGCTTGCCAGAGCGCGAAGACTCGCTCGAACAAACTTACTGGGACCAGTAA
- a CDS encoding DinB family protein → MSQLTQFRLLADYNQWMNQKVYQAAARLSEEALKLERGAFFGSIFGTLNHLVVADIIWLKRFASNRAGSSALQSVLEQPDPTSLTQCLFQDLSRLTTHRRWLDKQILCFMDKLQESDLDTILTYRNTKGASFSKPLSSLLMHFFNHQTHHRGQVTTLFSQLDEDIGDTDLLLLIDEVDIQVNQILS, encoded by the coding sequence ATGAGCCAACTAACCCAGTTCAGATTGCTGGCCGACTATAATCAATGGATGAATCAAAAAGTCTATCAGGCAGCAGCCCGCCTGAGCGAAGAGGCATTAAAACTAGAGCGAGGCGCTTTTTTCGGCTCAATATTTGGCACATTAAACCACCTTGTGGTGGCAGACATTATCTGGCTAAAACGGTTTGCTTCAAACCGTGCTGGCTCCAGCGCTCTGCAATCCGTACTGGAACAGCCCGACCCTACCAGCCTGACCCAGTGCCTTTTTCAAGACCTCTCTCGCCTGACTACACATCGTCGATGGCTCGACAAACAAATTTTATGTTTTATGGATAAACTGCAGGAGTCCGATTTGGATACCATCCTGACTTACCGCAATACTAAAGGTGCCAGCTTCAGCAAGCCTCTGAGTAGCCTGTTGATGCACTTTTTTAACCACCAGACTCATCACAGGGGGCAAGTTACAACTCTGTTTTCTCAGCTGGATGAAGACATAGGTGATACAGATCTATTGCTGCTCATTGACGAAGTCGATATCCAGGTAAACCAGATCTTGTCCTGA
- the glsB gene encoding glutaminase B: MTTATPDYQAILQHVAQQVQPLSQQGKVADYIPALAEQPLGQFAIALQTADGQTFSAGHCDSRFTIQSVSKVMTLTLALQRYGDELWQRVGKEPSGTAFNSLTQLEFENGIPRNPFINAGAIVTCDALFSRLSAPIHTMLESYRCHTANPKVAINKVVAQSEYDHRYRNAAMAYLMKSFGNFDNQVEEVLWSYFNFCAIELNVCELARAFSYLSTGGICQQSGQQVLSTRQTQQLNSLLFTSGLYDAAGDFAYRVGMPGKSGVSGTIIAVAPGRFTVAVWSPGLDKVGNSVAGIAALELLAEKLGTALF, translated from the coding sequence ATGACAACAGCCACGCCCGATTACCAGGCTATTTTGCAACACGTTGCACAGCAGGTTCAGCCCTTGTCCCAGCAGGGAAAGGTCGCTGATTATATTCCTGCGCTGGCTGAGCAGCCTCTGGGGCAGTTTGCTATTGCACTGCAAACTGCCGACGGACAGACCTTCAGTGCCGGCCACTGTGACAGCCGTTTTACCATTCAATCTGTCTCTAAGGTCATGACCCTGACGCTGGCGTTACAGCGTTATGGTGATGAGCTGTGGCAACGCGTGGGCAAAGAGCCGTCGGGGACGGCATTTAATTCACTCACGCAGCTTGAGTTTGAAAATGGCATCCCCCGTAATCCCTTTATTAATGCCGGGGCCATTGTTACCTGCGATGCTTTGTTCAGTCGCCTGAGTGCGCCTATTCACACTATGCTGGAAAGCTATCGCTGCCACACAGCGAATCCAAAAGTGGCTATTAACAAGGTGGTGGCGCAATCTGAGTACGATCATCGTTATCGCAATGCCGCTATGGCCTATCTGATGAAGTCATTTGGTAACTTTGATAACCAGGTAGAAGAGGTACTGTGGTCGTATTTTAATTTTTGTGCCATTGAGCTCAATGTATGCGAGTTAGCACGGGCATTTTCTTATCTTTCAACGGGCGGAATATGTCAGCAAAGTGGTCAGCAGGTGTTAAGTACACGTCAAACCCAACAGCTTAACTCTTTGCTGTTCACCAGTGGTTTGTATGATGCTGCCGGAGACTTTGCCTATCGGGTGGGGATGCCGGGTAAGTCCGGGGTGTCAGGCACCATCATTGCCGTTGCACCGGGTCGCTTTACGGTGGCGGTATGGTCGCCAGGGCTGGACAAAGTGGGTAATTCCGTTGCGGGTATTGCGGCGCTTGAGTTATTGGCTGAAAAGCTGGGCACCGCATTATTTTAG
- the mltF gene encoding membrane-bound lytic murein transglycosylase MltF, producing the protein MRLLSSVLVLCCLLLLSSCEKMPATQLQQIKALEVIRIGTLVGPATFYQGIGGEQGFEYELAEQFANELGVELQMVPFFSLKKLFERLQSGDLDMAAAGLSYHPQRAAHFRFGPSYREISQKLVFKQGNTRPRNFAKLTGPVTVLADSHHVISLQLAKKQYPELSWQTVDDRDQEELLQGIIDGDIQYTVVDSHSLALFRRYHPNVSIAFSITQADPVSWVLRNENDDSLYALLPPFFAKMQQSKQLAALEEKYFGHVRRFNYVNTLAFVEASKTTLPKYQDWFMQYAEQHQLDWRLLAALSYQESMWNPRAKSPTGVRGIMMLTQRTAKQVGVTHRLKPEQNIRGGARYLRKLINRIPKQIGAPDRTWFALAAYNVGWGHVNDARKLTMRQGGSPTSWAEVKKRLPLLTKKRYYRETKYGYARGDVAVTYVDNIRRYYDALIWLDENGALQVNTDSEQPAQ; encoded by the coding sequence ATGCGTTTGCTTTCCTCTGTGCTGGTACTGTGCTGTTTATTGCTATTAAGTAGCTGCGAAAAAATGCCCGCCACTCAATTACAACAGATCAAAGCGCTGGAAGTGATCCGCATTGGCACCCTGGTTGGACCCGCGACCTTTTATCAGGGCATTGGTGGCGAACAGGGGTTTGAATATGAACTGGCAGAGCAGTTTGCCAATGAGCTGGGCGTTGAGTTGCAAATGGTGCCTTTTTTCAGCCTAAAAAAGCTGTTCGAACGCCTGCAAAGTGGCGATCTGGACATGGCAGCGGCAGGACTCAGCTATCACCCTCAGCGTGCTGCCCATTTTCGTTTTGGCCCCAGCTATCGCGAGATCAGCCAAAAATTGGTCTTTAAACAAGGCAATACCCGGCCGCGCAACTTTGCCAAGTTAACCGGACCTGTGACCGTTTTAGCGGACAGCCATCATGTGATCTCTTTGCAGCTTGCAAAAAAGCAGTACCCTGAACTCAGCTGGCAAACCGTCGATGACCGGGATCAGGAAGAGCTATTGCAGGGGATCATCGACGGCGACATACAATACACAGTCGTCGACTCGCATTCGCTGGCCCTGTTCCGGCGTTACCACCCCAATGTCAGCATTGCATTTTCCATCACCCAGGCCGATCCGGTTTCCTGGGTGCTGCGCAACGAAAATGACGATTCTTTGTATGCACTGCTGCCGCCATTTTTTGCCAAGATGCAACAATCTAAACAACTGGCCGCGCTCGAAGAGAAGTACTTTGGCCATGTCAGACGCTTTAATTACGTCAACACCCTGGCTTTTGTCGAAGCGAGTAAAACCACACTGCCTAAATATCAGGATTGGTTTATGCAATATGCTGAGCAACACCAGCTGGACTGGCGTTTACTCGCCGCACTGAGCTACCAGGAATCAATGTGGAATCCCAGGGCTAAATCGCCCACCGGGGTACGCGGGATCATGATGCTCACACAGCGCACAGCCAAACAAGTTGGCGTAACACACAGGCTTAAACCGGAACAGAATATTCGCGGTGGCGCCCGCTATTTACGTAAACTCATTAATCGCATCCCCAAACAGATCGGTGCGCCAGACAGAACCTGGTTTGCACTTGCGGCGTATAACGTTGGGTGGGGTCATGTGAATGACGCACGCAAACTCACGATGCGTCAGGGGGGCTCGCCAACCAGCTGGGCAGAGGTGAAAAAACGACTACCACTACTGACTAAAAAGCGCTACTATCGAGAGACAAAATATGGATATGCGCGCGGCGATGTGGCAGTGACCTATGTAGATAATATTCGCCGATACTACGACGCCCTGATCTGGTTGGACGAAAATGGGGCCCTTCAAGTCAATACAGACTCAGAGCAACCAGCCCAATGA
- a CDS encoding phosphoribosyltransferase: MSDKCYITAQQLLEDSFRLAAQVYEDGFRPDFIIGIWRGGAPIGIAVQEYYDYKGIETDHIAVRTSSYYGIGKQSKEIKVHGLHYIVENANAGDSLLIVDDVFDSGRSIYALREKLEELMRLNLPKDIRVACPYYKPTNKKVPMTPDYFIHESDEWLVFPHELSGLTPDELIAGKSDLANIKELFAK; the protein is encoded by the coding sequence ATGTCTGACAAGTGCTATATCACGGCGCAACAATTACTTGAAGATTCATTTCGACTGGCCGCTCAGGTTTATGAAGATGGCTTTCGTCCTGACTTTATTATCGGCATCTGGCGTGGTGGTGCGCCTATCGGGATTGCAGTTCAGGAATACTATGATTACAAAGGCATAGAAACCGACCATATCGCCGTGCGTACCTCGTCTTACTACGGCATTGGCAAGCAGTCGAAAGAGATCAAGGTACACGGTTTACACTATATTGTTGAAAACGCTAACGCGGGCGACTCGTTACTGATTGTGGACGATGTGTTTGATTCGGGCCGCAGTATTTATGCGCTGCGTGAAAAACTCGAAGAGCTGATGCGTCTGAACCTGCCAAAAGACATTCGCGTCGCTTGTCCGTATTACAAGCCGACCAATAAAAAAGTCCCTATGACGCCGGATTACTTTATTCACGAGTCGGATGAATGGCTGGTGTTCCCGCACGAATTATCAGGCTTAACGCCGGATGAGCTGATCGCCGGTAAATCAGATTTGGCCAATATCAAAGAGCTGTTTGCCAAGTAA
- the purL gene encoding phosphoribosylformylglycinamidine synthase — MLILRGAPALSDFKVQKILKSCNDAQLPVTGVYAEFMHFADLTAELSESELDKLSKLLKYGPTIAEHAPEGTLILVTPRIGTISPWASKATDIANNCGLDKVHRVERGIAYYVEGALSAEQIDEVAKLLHDRMTESVHSSLEDAGQLFRVEEPRPMSSVDILGGGREALATANVEQGFALADDEIDYLVENFQKLGRNPNDIELFMFAQANSEHCRHKIFNADWTIDGEQQPKSLFKMIKNTYETHPENVLSAYKDNAAVMKGSKAGRFFPNKDGEYSYNQENIEILMKVETHNHPTAIAPFSGASTGSGGEIRDEGATGRGSKPKAGLVGFTVSNLRIPGFEQPWESNFGKPGRIVNALDIMIDGPLGGAAFNNEFGRPNLLGYFRTYEEKVNSHNGEEVRGYHKPIMLAGGLGNIRTEHVQKGEIPVGAKLVALGGPAMNIGLGGGAASSMASGQSNEDLDFASVQRENPEMERRCQEVIDKCWQLGDENPIAFIHDVGAGGLSNAFPELVDDGGRGGKFQLRNIPNDEPGMAPHEIWCNESQERYVLAVAAEDFDRFEAICQRERAQYAVIGEATEERHLTVADSHFDNNPVDLPLEVLLGKAPKMHRDVESKKVEGEALNTDSIDVEEAAKRLLRLPTIAEKTFLITIGDRTVTGLVARDQMVGPWQVPVANCAVTAAAFDTYHGEAMSMGERTPAALLNYGASARLAVAEALTNIAGANIGGLENIKLSANWMAAAGHPGEDAGLYEAVKAVGEELCPALGLTIPVGKDSMSMKTTWQEDDEDKAVTAPLSLIITAFGRVEDIRKTVTPQLRTDKGDSSLILVDLGAGQNRMGASSLAQVYKQLGDKTPDVDSPELLKGFYNAMQALVADEKLLAYHDRSDGGLFTTVAEMAFAGRTGVTVNLDSLVGSDIEVLYTEELGAVIQVRNDDLAAVEAILADNGLTAISHTIGALNTEDKVIFNRGGEAVLANTRTELRTIWAETTYKMQALRDNPACAKQEFDAKFDEKDPGLNVKLSFDLNEDVAAPYIVTGAKPKMAILREQGVNSHVEMAAAFNRAGFAAVDVHMSDILEGRLTLDEFKGLVACGGFSYGDVLGAGEGWAKSILFNDMACDQFQTFFERQDTFSLGVCNGCQMLSTLKELIPGTEHWPRFVTNKSERFEARFSLVEVQESPSVFFQGMAGSRMPIAVSHGEGHAEFANDAAVKAALESGTVAVQYVDNFGKPTTQYPNNPNGSPEGITGITSLDGRATVMMPHPERVFRAVANSWHPDEWKEDSPWMRMFRNARKNVG; from the coding sequence ATGTTGATCCTACGTGGTGCACCTGCACTTTCTGATTTCAAAGTTCAAAAAATCCTTAAAAGCTGTAACGATGCGCAATTGCCAGTGACGGGTGTGTATGCCGAGTTTATGCATTTTGCTGATCTGACAGCGGAACTTTCTGAGTCTGAACTGGACAAGCTGAGCAAGCTTTTAAAGTACGGCCCGACCATTGCCGAACATGCGCCTGAAGGAACCCTGATTTTAGTCACGCCGCGAATTGGTACGATTTCGCCTTGGGCATCGAAAGCCACTGACATCGCCAACAACTGTGGCTTGGATAAAGTACACCGCGTAGAGCGTGGTATTGCCTACTATGTCGAGGGTGCGCTGAGTGCAGAGCAGATCGATGAGGTAGCCAAGCTTTTACATGATCGCATGACAGAGTCGGTACACAGCTCGCTGGAAGATGCCGGTCAGCTATTCCGCGTTGAAGAGCCACGCCCAATGTCATCTGTAGACATTCTTGGCGGTGGCCGTGAAGCGCTTGCTACTGCAAACGTTGAGCAAGGCTTTGCGCTGGCGGATGATGAAATTGATTACCTGGTAGAGAATTTCCAGAAGCTAGGGCGCAACCCCAACGACATCGAGCTATTCATGTTCGCACAGGCGAACTCTGAGCACTGTCGTCATAAAATTTTCAACGCCGATTGGACAATCGACGGTGAACAGCAGCCTAAGTCGCTGTTCAAAATGATCAAAAATACATATGAAACGCACCCTGAAAATGTACTGTCTGCGTATAAAGATAACGCAGCGGTAATGAAAGGCTCAAAAGCGGGTCGTTTCTTCCCGAATAAAGACGGTGAGTACAGCTACAATCAGGAAAACATTGAAATCCTGATGAAAGTTGAAACCCACAACCACCCAACCGCGATTGCCCCATTCTCAGGTGCATCAACGGGTTCTGGTGGTGAAATTCGTGACGAAGGTGCAACAGGCCGTGGTTCTAAGCCAAAAGCAGGTCTGGTTGGTTTTACGGTATCTAACCTGCGTATCCCTGGATTCGAGCAGCCATGGGAAAGCAACTTCGGTAAACCGGGTCGCATTGTTAATGCACTTGATATCATGATCGACGGCCCTCTGGGTGGCGCGGCGTTCAATAACGAATTTGGTCGTCCTAACCTACTTGGTTACTTCCGTACTTACGAAGAAAAAGTGAACAGCCACAACGGCGAGGAAGTACGCGGTTACCACAAGCCAATCATGCTGGCAGGGGGGCTGGGTAACATTCGTACTGAGCACGTACAAAAAGGTGAAATCCCTGTCGGTGCTAAGCTAGTTGCACTGGGTGGCCCTGCGATGAACATTGGCCTGGGTGGTGGTGCTGCATCATCAATGGCTTCTGGTCAGTCAAACGAAGACTTAGACTTTGCGTCTGTACAGCGTGAAAACCCAGAGATGGAGCGTCGTTGTCAGGAAGTGATCGACAAATGTTGGCAGCTAGGCGACGAAAACCCCATCGCGTTTATCCACGATGTGGGCGCAGGTGGTCTTTCTAACGCATTCCCTGAGCTGGTAGACGACGGTGGTCGTGGTGGTAAATTCCAGCTACGCAATATCCCGAATGATGAGCCGGGCATGGCACCACACGAGATCTGGTGTAACGAATCTCAGGAGCGTTATGTACTGGCCGTAGCTGCTGAAGACTTTGACCGTTTTGAAGCCATCTGTCAGCGTGAACGCGCACAGTACGCAGTTATCGGTGAAGCAACTGAAGAGCGTCACCTAACGGTCGCAGATAGCCACTTTGATAACAACCCAGTTGATCTTCCGCTTGAGGTACTACTAGGCAAAGCACCTAAAATGCACCGCGACGTTGAGTCGAAGAAAGTCGAAGGTGAAGCCCTTAACACTGACAGCATCGATGTAGAAGAAGCGGCTAAGCGTTTACTTCGTCTTCCTACTATCGCTGAGAAAACATTCCTTATCACGATTGGTGACCGTACGGTGACAGGTTTAGTGGCCCGTGACCAAATGGTTGGCCCCTGGCAGGTACCGGTAGCAAACTGTGCTGTGACAGCAGCTGCGTTTGACACTTACCACGGTGAAGCGATGTCAATGGGTGAGCGCACACCTGCGGCACTTCTAAACTACGGTGCCTCTGCACGTTTGGCTGTCGCTGAAGCGTTAACGAACATTGCTGGTGCCAACATTGGTGGTCTTGAGAACATTAAGCTATCTGCAAACTGGATGGCCGCAGCAGGACACCCGGGTGAAGACGCAGGTCTTTACGAAGCGGTTAAAGCCGTAGGTGAAGAGTTATGTCCGGCGTTGGGTCTCACTATTCCGGTTGGTAAAGACTCGATGTCGATGAAAACCACCTGGCAAGAAGATGATGAAGATAAAGCGGTAACTGCACCACTTTCTCTGATCATCACTGCATTCGGCCGTGTTGAAGACATTCGTAAAACGGTAACGCCTCAGCTTCGCACCGATAAAGGTGATTCAAGCCTGATCTTAGTTGATTTAGGTGCGGGTCAAAACCGCATGGGAGCATCAAGCCTGGCACAGGTTTACAAGCAGCTTGGTGACAAGACGCCAGACGTTGATAGCCCAGAGCTACTAAAAGGCTTCTACAACGCGATGCAAGCACTTGTCGCTGACGAAAAACTACTGGCTTACCACGACCGTTCAGACGGTGGTTTATTCACAACCGTTGCTGAAATGGCATTCGCAGGTCGCACCGGTGTCACGGTAAACCTTGATAGCTTAGTTGGTTCTGACATTGAAGTACTTTACACCGAAGAGCTGGGTGCCGTTATTCAGGTTCGTAACGATGACTTGGCTGCAGTTGAAGCGATTCTTGCTGATAACGGCCTGACGGCAATCAGCCATACTATCGGTGCACTCAACACGGAAGATAAAGTTATCTTCAACCGTGGCGGCGAAGCAGTACTGGCAAATACACGCACTGAATTACGTACTATTTGGGCTGAAACCACGTATAAGATGCAGGCACTTCGTGACAACCCAGCGTGTGCAAAACAAGAATTTGATGCCAAGTTTGACGAAAAAGACCCAGGTCTTAACGTAAAACTAAGCTTCGACCTAAACGAAGACGTTGCTGCACCTTACATTGTAACAGGTGCTAAGCCTAAGATGGCTATCTTGCGTGAGCAAGGCGTTAACTCACACGTTGAAATGGCCGCCGCATTTAATCGTGCAGGGTTTGCAGCGGTAGACGTACACATGAGTGACATTCTTGAAGGTCGCTTAACGCTAGATGAGTTCAAAGGTCTTGTAGCCTGTGGTGGTTTCTCTTACGGTGACGTACTAGGTGCGGGTGAAGGTTGGGCCAAGTCAATCCTGTTCAATGACATGGCATGCGACCAGTTCCAAACCTTCTTTGAGCGTCAAGACACGTTCAGCTTAGGTGTGTGTAACGGCTGTCAGATGCTATCAACTCTGAAAGAGCTTATCCCAGGCACTGAGCACTGGCCTCGTTTTGTAACCAATAAGTCAGAGCGTTTTGAAGCACGCTTCAGCTTGGTTGAAGTACAAGAAAGTCCGTCAGTATTCTTCCAGGGTATGGCAGGCTCTCGCATGCCAATCGCAGTCTCACACGGTGAAGGTCATGCTGAGTTTGCCAACGACGCAGCAGTAAAAGCGGCGCTTGAGTCTGGCACAGTGGCGGTTCAGTACGTTGATAACTTTGGTAAGCCGACTACGCAATACCCGAACAACCCGAATGGCTCACCAGAAGGGATCACAGGTATTACATCACTAGATGGTCGTGCCACAGTCATGATGCCTCACCCAGAGCGCGTATTCCGTGCAGTAGCAAACTCTTGGCACCCGGACGAGTGGAAAGAGGACAGCCCTTGGATGCGCATGTTCCGTAACGCACGTAAGAATGTTGGGTAA
- the tadA gene encoding tRNA adenosine(34) deaminase TadA has translation MDEQQQDLYWMQRALEYADKAEQEDEIPVGAVVVKDGELVGAGWNRSICCHDPSAHAEMLAIRDAGQRIENYRLVDCTLYVTLEPCPMCAGLLVHSRIKRVVFGASDAKTGAAGSIMNLLQEPKLNHQVEVTGGVLAEQCGEKLSAFFRRRRKEIKAQKKARKAGLDDQAAQD, from the coding sequence GTGGACGAACAACAGCAAGATCTGTATTGGATGCAACGTGCATTGGAGTATGCCGACAAGGCCGAGCAGGAAGATGAGATCCCGGTTGGCGCCGTCGTAGTAAAAGACGGTGAACTGGTTGGTGCTGGCTGGAACCGCTCTATTTGTTGTCACGATCCGTCGGCCCATGCGGAAATGCTGGCGATCCGGGATGCCGGTCAGCGCATCGAAAATTATCGCCTGGTAGATTGCACTTTATATGTCACGCTGGAGCCATGTCCTATGTGTGCTGGCCTGTTGGTACATAGCCGGATCAAACGGGTGGTGTTTGGTGCTTCGGATGCGAAAACCGGAGCTGCGGGGTCAATCATGAATTTGCTGCAGGAGCCCAAGCTGAATCACCAGGTTGAGGTGACTGGCGGGGTCTTAGCCGAGCAATGTGGCGAGAAATTATCGGCATTTTTTCGGCGTCGGCGCAAAGAGATCAAGGCACAGAAAAAAGCCAGGAAAGCGGGGTTAGACGATCAAGCAGCTCAAGATTGA